Proteins from one Rhinopithecus roxellana isolate Shanxi Qingling chromosome 18, ASM756505v1, whole genome shotgun sequence genomic window:
- the SPRY2 gene encoding protein sprouty homolog 2: MEARAQSGNGSQPLLQTPRDGGRQRGEPDPRDALTQQVHVLSLDQIRAIRNTNEYTEGPTVVPRPGLKPAPRPSTQHKHERLHGLPEHRQPPRLQHSQVHSSARAPLSRSISTVSSGSRSSTRTSTSSSSSEQRLLGSSFSSGPVADGIIRVQPKSELKPGELKPLSKEDLGLHAYRCEDCGKCKCKECTYPRPLPSDWICDKQCLCSAQNVIDYGTCVCCVKGLFYHCSNDDEDNCADNPCSCSQSHCCTRWSAMGVMSLFLPCLWCYLPAKGCLKLCQGCYDRVNRPGCRCKNSNTVCCKVPTVPPRNFEKPT, translated from the coding sequence ATGGAGGCCAGAGCTCAGAGTGGCAACGGGTCGCAGCCCTTGCTGCAGACGCCCCGTGACGGTGGCAGACAGCGTGGGGAGCCCGACCCCAGAGACGCCCTCACCCAGCAGGTACATGTCTTGTCTCTGGATCAGATCAGAGCCATCCGAAACACCAATGAGTACACAGAGGGGCCTACTGTCGTCCCAAGACCTGGTCTCAAGCCTGCTCCTCGCCCCTCCACTCAGCACAAACACGAGAGACTCCACGGGCTGCCCGAGCACCGCCAGCCTCCTAGGCTCCAGCACTCGCAGGTCCATTCTTCTGCACGAGCCCCTCTGTCCAGATCCATAAGCACGGTCAGCTCAGGGTCGCGGAGCAGTACGAGGACAAGTACCAGCAGCAGCTCCTCTGAACAGAGACTGCTAGGATCATCCTTTTCCTCCGGGCCTGTTGCTGATGGGATAATCCGGGTGCAACCCAAATCTGAGCTCAAGCCAGGCGAGCTTAAGCCACTGAGCAAGGAAGATTTGGGCCTGCATGCCTACAGGTGTGAGGACTGTGGCAAGTGCAAATGTAAGGAGTGCACCTACCCAAGGCCTCTGCCATCAGACTGGATCTGCGACAAGCAGTGCCTTTGCTCGGCCCAGAACGTGATTGACTATGGGACTTGTGTATGCTGTGTGAAAGGTCTCTTCTATCACTGTTCTAATGATGATGAGGACAACTGTGCTGACAACCCATGTTCTTGCAGCCAGTCTCACTGTTGTACACGATGGTCGGCCATGGGTGTCATGTCCCTCTTTTTGCCTTGTTTATGGTGTTACCTTCCAGCCAAGGGTTGCCTTAAATTGTGCCAGGGGTGTTATGACCGGGTTAACAGGCCTGGATGCCGTTGTAAAAACTCAAACACAGTTTGCTGCAAAGTTCCCACTGTCCCCCCCAGGAACTTTGAAAAACCAACATAG